The Dermacentor andersoni unplaced genomic scaffold, qqDerAnde1_hic_scaffold ctg00000042.1, whole genome shotgun sequence genome has a segment encoding these proteins:
- the LOC126516507 gene encoding DNA polymerase delta subunit 3-like produces the protein MDSLFYGGPCFRQPMLTESISEVLEHLVFDANEVVTYKWISRKWELHANLAKRLLHDFVTEQRRAGKSLCSWHAVLCAGSVTLVPEAKLARCLRRWPESRAHIYAVLTSRTEDSNVICLADAVSMCNMQQDVSYSSVKPTKALAKRCDPLYVLDS, from the coding sequence ATGGATTCCTTATTCTATGGTGGTCCGTGCTTTCGTCAGCCAATGCTGACGGAATCGATATCGGAAGTGCTCGAACACCTGGTGTTCGACGCCAACGAAGTGGTCACCTACAAGTGGATCTCGCGAAAGTGGGAACTTCACGCCAACCTCGCCAAGCGCCTTTTGCACGACTTCGTGACGGAACAGAGGCGCGCTGGAAAATCGCTGTGCAGCTGGCACGCCGTGCTGTGCGCCGGTTCGGTGACTCTTGTGCCAGAGGCAAAGCTAGCGCGTTGTTTACGGCGCTGGCCAGAGAGCCGCGCGCACATCTATGCTGTGCTCACGAGCCGGACAGAGGACTCGAATGTGATCTGCCTAGCAGATGCAGTGTCTATGTGCAACATGCAGCAGGATGTCAGCTATTCTTCGGTGAAGCCGACTAAAGCATTGGCGAAACGCTGCGACCCTTTATACGTGCTTGATTCGTGA